A window from Myripristis murdjan chromosome 11, fMyrMur1.1, whole genome shotgun sequence encodes these proteins:
- the LOC115367514 gene encoding CD209 antigen-like protein C isoform X2 produces MFLYGLKCHDEDGSKVTSGGCSLKKVVVFGVILAVPFFALGLVCNDNMQTKKQLQMMTAKHDALKRNLTDTLSQPKSCDVVQPSCRPPTEGGTCFKCDPDWEPHRNKCYRFLTEKLNWDQSRSRCEKLGGQLVKIDSKDEQRFLEWTLRDKMDEAEDKFWIGLTDQETEDEWLWVDGSRLDKSLAFWSGKEPDNWKGTNSDGEDCATMGEKGGAAGLKSWFDRDCNKLQKSICEKSASTGRVKFNCE; encoded by the exons ATGTTCTTATATGGACTGAAGTGTCATGACGAAGACG ggtcaaaggtcacatcAGGCGGCTGTAGCCTAAAGAAAGTGGTGGTTTTTGGTGTGATCCTGGCAGTGCCTTTCTTCGCTCTCGGCCTTGTCT GTAATGACAACATGCAGACCAAGAAACAGCTCCAAATGATGACAGCCAAGCACGACGCTCTGAAGAGGAATCTGACCG ACACACTTTCTCAGCCAAAATCATGCGATGTGGTGCAACCTTCCTGTCGACCACCTACTGAAG GTGGAACATGTTTCAAATGTGATCCTGACTGGGAGCCTCACAGAAATAAGTGCTACAGATTCCTCACTGAAAAGTTAAACTGGGATCAGAGCAGGAGCAGGTGTGAAAAACTGGGTGGACAACTGGTGAAGATCGACagcaaagatgaacag CGCTTCTTGGAGTGGACACTTAGAGATAAAATGGATGAGGCTGAAGACAAGTTCTGGATTGGACTGACAGATCAAGAGACAGAGGATGAATGGTTGTGGGTGGATGGCTCAAGGCTGGACAAAAg TTTAGCATTTTGGAGTGGCAAAGAACCTGATAACTGGAAAGGGACCAATTCTGATGGAGAAGACTGTGCAACAATGGGGGAGAAAGGAGGTGCTGCAGGTCTGAAGAGTTGGTTTGATCGAGACTGCAATAAGCTTCAAAAAAGTATTTGTGAGAAATCAGCATCAACTGGAAGAGTTAAGTTTAATTGTGAGTGA
- the LOC115367514 gene encoding CD209 antigen-like protein C isoform X3, which yields MSEPDEVYENVQVNHNGNDNMQTKKQLQMMTAKHDALKRNLTDTLSQPKSCDVVQPSCRPPTEGGTCFKCDPDWEPHRNKCYRFLTEKLNWDQSRSRCEKLGGQLVKIDSKDEQRFLEWTLRDKMDEAEDKFWIGLTDQETEDEWLWVDGSRLDKSLAFWSGKEPDNWKGTNSDGEDCATMGEKGGAAGLKSWFDRDCNKLQKSICEKSASTGRVKFNCE from the exons ATGTCTGAACCTGATGAGGTGTATGAAAATGTGCAGGTAAACCACAACG GTAATGACAACATGCAGACCAAGAAACAGCTCCAAATGATGACAGCCAAGCACGACGCTCTGAAGAGGAATCTGACCG ACACACTTTCTCAGCCAAAATCATGCGATGTGGTGCAACCTTCCTGTCGACCACCTACTGAAG GTGGAACATGTTTCAAATGTGATCCTGACTGGGAGCCTCACAGAAATAAGTGCTACAGATTCCTCACTGAAAAGTTAAACTGGGATCAGAGCAGGAGCAGGTGTGAAAAACTGGGTGGACAACTGGTGAAGATCGACagcaaagatgaacag CGCTTCTTGGAGTGGACACTTAGAGATAAAATGGATGAGGCTGAAGACAAGTTCTGGATTGGACTGACAGATCAAGAGACAGAGGATGAATGGTTGTGGGTGGATGGCTCAAGGCTGGACAAAAg TTTAGCATTTTGGAGTGGCAAAGAACCTGATAACTGGAAAGGGACCAATTCTGATGGAGAAGACTGTGCAACAATGGGGGAGAAAGGAGGTGCTGCAGGTCTGAAGAGTTGGTTTGATCGAGACTGCAATAAGCTTCAAAAAAGTATTTGTGAGAAATCAGCATCAACTGGAAGAGTTAAGTTTAATTGTGAGTGA
- the LOC115367514 gene encoding CD209 antigen-like protein C isoform X1 — protein sequence MSEPDEVYENVQVNHNGSKVTSGGCSLKKVVVFGVILAVPFFALGLVCNDNMQTKKQLQMMTAKHDALKRNLTDTLSQPKSCDVVQPSCRPPTEGGTCFKCDPDWEPHRNKCYRFLTEKLNWDQSRSRCEKLGGQLVKIDSKDEQRFLEWTLRDKMDEAEDKFWIGLTDQETEDEWLWVDGSRLDKSLAFWSGKEPDNWKGTNSDGEDCATMGEKGGAAGLKSWFDRDCNKLQKSICEKSASTGRVKFNCE from the exons ATGTCTGAACCTGATGAGGTGTATGAAAATGTGCAGGTAAACCACAACG ggtcaaaggtcacatcAGGCGGCTGTAGCCTAAAGAAAGTGGTGGTTTTTGGTGTGATCCTGGCAGTGCCTTTCTTCGCTCTCGGCCTTGTCT GTAATGACAACATGCAGACCAAGAAACAGCTCCAAATGATGACAGCCAAGCACGACGCTCTGAAGAGGAATCTGACCG ACACACTTTCTCAGCCAAAATCATGCGATGTGGTGCAACCTTCCTGTCGACCACCTACTGAAG GTGGAACATGTTTCAAATGTGATCCTGACTGGGAGCCTCACAGAAATAAGTGCTACAGATTCCTCACTGAAAAGTTAAACTGGGATCAGAGCAGGAGCAGGTGTGAAAAACTGGGTGGACAACTGGTGAAGATCGACagcaaagatgaacag CGCTTCTTGGAGTGGACACTTAGAGATAAAATGGATGAGGCTGAAGACAAGTTCTGGATTGGACTGACAGATCAAGAGACAGAGGATGAATGGTTGTGGGTGGATGGCTCAAGGCTGGACAAAAg TTTAGCATTTTGGAGTGGCAAAGAACCTGATAACTGGAAAGGGACCAATTCTGATGGAGAAGACTGTGCAACAATGGGGGAGAAAGGAGGTGCTGCAGGTCTGAAGAGTTGGTTTGATCGAGACTGCAATAAGCTTCAAAAAAGTATTTGTGAGAAATCAGCATCAACTGGAAGAGTTAAGTTTAATTGTGAGTGA
- the LOC115367515 gene encoding hepatic lectin-like — translation MSEPGVVYENVHGKHNGSKVTSGGCSLKKVVVFGVILAVPFIALSVVCNDNMQTKKQLQMMTAKHDALKRNLTDTLSQPKSCDVVQPSCRPPTEGGTCFKCDPGWEHRGNKCYRFLTEKLNWDQSRSRCEELGGHLVKIDSKDEQRFLEWTLRGKMDEDEDKFWIGLTDQEKEDEWLWVDGSKLDESLAFWSGKEPDNWKGTNSDGEDCARMGQRGGAPDLKCWFDRDCNKPQKSICEKSASTGRVKFNCE, via the exons ATGTCTGAACCTGGTGTGGTTTATGAAAATGTGCACGGAAAACACAACG ggtcaaaggtcacatcAGGCGGCTGTAGCCTAAAGAAAGTGGTGGTTTTTGGTGTGATCCTGGCAGTGCCTTTCATCGCTCTCAGCGTTGTCT GTAATGACAACATGCAGACCAAGAAACAGCTCCAAATGATGACAGCCAAGCACGACGCTCTGAAGAGGAATCTGACCG ACACACTTTCTCAGCCAAAATCATGCGATGTGGTGCAACCTTCCTGTCGACCACCCACTGAAG GTGGAACATGTTTCAAATGTGATCCTGGCTGGGAGCATCGCGGAAATAAGTGCTACAGATTCCTCACTGAAAAGTTAAACTGGGATCAGAGCAGGAGCAGGTGTGAAGAACTGGGCGGACACCTTGTGAAGATCGACagcaaagatgaacag CGCTTCTTGGAGTGGACACTTAGAGGTAAAatggatgaagatgaagacaaGTTCTGGATCGGACTGACAGATCAAGAGAAAGAGGATGAATGGTTGTGGGTGGACGGTTCAAAGCTGGATGAAAg TTTAGCATTTTGGAGTGGCAAAGAACCTGATAACTGGAAAGGGACCAATTCTGATGGAGAAGACTGTGCAAGAATGGGGCAGAGAGGAGGTGCTCCAGATCTGAAGTGTTGGTTTGATCGAGACTGCAATAAGCCTCAAAAAAGTATTTGTGAGAAATCAGCATCAACTGGAAGAGTTAAGTTTAATTGTGAGTGA